The genomic region TCAAATCCATTTTAGACCAGTATGTGATCGGTCAAGACCACGCTAAGAAAGCGCTTTCCGTAGCGGTTTACAACCACTACAAACGAGTGAATCTCAAAGAGAAGAAGTCCGACATAGAAATCGAAAAATCGAATATTCTTTTGATCGGACCGACCGGAAGCGGTAAAACCCTTCTTGCTCAAACACTTGCCAGAATCATCAAAGTTCCTTTTGCGATCGTAGACGCGACCGCGCTCACCGAAGCCGGTTACGTCGGGGAAGATGTGGAGAATATCATTCTCAAGTTGATCCAAAACGCGGACAACGATATCAAAAAGGCCGAAGTAGGAATCATCTATATCGACGAGGTGGATAAGATCGCCCGTAAATCCGACAGCGCTTCCATTACGAGGGACGTGAGCGGAGAAGGAGTGCAACAAGCGCTTCTGAAAATCATCGAGGGAACGGTGGCTAACGTTCCTCCGCAAGGCGGAAGAAAACATCCGCATCAGGAATACTTACAAGTGGATACGAAGAACATTCTTTTTATCCTCGGAGGAGCCTTTGTGGATCTTCCGAACATCATCAAGTCCAGAACCGGCGTGAAAACGATCGGTTTCGGCTCCGAAGAACAGAGAATCCAAGGCGATAGTAAGGACGCTCTGATGGAACAAGTGATCCCCGAAGATCTGATCAAGTTCGGATTGATTCCGGAGTTTATCGGAAGACTTCCGATCGTTGCGACTCTGCAAGAGTTGGACGTGGAAATGCTCAAACAAATCTTCCGCGAACCGAAGAACTCCGTTCTCAAACAATATACTCGTCTTTTAGAACTCGAAAACGTAAAATTGACTTTCCGAGAAGACGCGATCGACAAAATCGCGGAACTCGCGATCAAAAGAGAATCCGGCGCTCGCGGTCTCAGAGCGATCGTGGAAAACATCATGTTGGATCTGATGTTCGATATTCCTTCGCGCAAGGATATCGAAGAGGTGATTATCACCGCAGAAGTGATCACCGATCGAGTGACTCCTACTTTAGTTTTGAAAAAAGAATCGAAGATCGCTTAATCGATTTTCGATCTTCCGTTTCAAACGTAAAGGGCGTTGTCATCGCGTCCAAAAGGACAAAATACCGTCCGTTCTCACTCCCTCCAAAAACTAGAGCCTAAACGTATCACTCGGGGCGTATCAAACGTGAAACGTGTGCTGCACAGGTGCATGGAACGTATAACGATCTACCGTATTCGAATTAGAGTATATTCTGGATTTGGCATATTCCAACGAAGAAAAAATCTTCGGCTTCTCGTGCCCGGTCCCTTGGTTCGTTTTCGGATTAATCCCGTAAATCGGTTCGGTTTTTCGTTTTCCATTCTTCCCAAATCCAGAAAATAAAAAACCCCGTGATGTCCAAAAGGATCACGGGGTTCAAACGAAGAAATCGACCGATTTTTACGGGTTAGTCCTTTTCTTATTTCTTCTTTTTCTTTTCTTCCGCTTTCAAAGCGAGAATCGATTTGCTCTGCAATTCTATCTTTTTCTTTTCGGTCCAAGGAATCGCAACGCTCAATTCTTCCGCGAGAGAAAGAAGGTTTTCGTTGATGTCGATCAGTTCGTCGATGATCACGAAGTAGGAGACGCTGGACTTCAGTTTGCTGTCACCTTTTTTGATCCGTTTCATCTGACTCTTGTAGATGTTCTGTTTCATCTTCTCGAGATTTTTGGTTTTCTTTTCCGATCTCGCTTTTTCCAAAAGATCGGGGAACTTATCCGAATCCGCGAGGAGTTCCATGAGATTGGTAGCGGACTTTCTGAGTTCCTTGACTTCTTCCTTTTCGTCTTTGGAAACTTCCTGGAAAGTGCTGATTCCGTTCGAGGAAGTTCTCAGAATGTTCCAAATACTTTCGGTGATTCGATCCAAATGATTGATCGACTCGGTGATCGGATGAATGGAGGAAAGATCGTCTTCTTCCAAATGTTTGTTGGCGATGGATAAGAAGCTGGAGAGGGAATTTTCTCTCATCTTCTTTAAGTCTTTCAGAAGTTTTTGGGTCTGTCTGAAATTCTTCTTTTTACCGTTTACGTAACCCGCGCACGCGTTGTTCAAAGCCTTTCTGGCGACGCTCAAACTCGCGAGCATGGAAGATATCGTTCTGGAAAGAGCTCTCTCCGGATGTTTTTTGAGAGTAATGAGTTTTTCGAGATTCTCATCGTATGCTTCTTGGCGTTTTTTGTGAATTCTTCCGAAGAGGAAAATCAAAAGCCCCGCTACCAACACGAGAACGATCACGGAAGAAAATCCGAAGATGTAAAGAATCGATCCGATGATTCCCGCGGTTGTCGACGCGATGATCGCCGTGAAGAACCAACCGCCTACGACGGTAAGAACCCCGCTCACTCGGTTGACCGCGTTGTCCTTGTTCCAAGCTCCGTCCGTCAAAGACGTTCCCATCGCAACCATAAAGGTAACGAACGTTGTGGAAAGCGGAAGTTTGTAAAGGGTTCCGATCAGAATCAACGCGCTGGAAATCTGAATGTTTACGGAAGCTCTGAGCAAGTCGAACGCTTCGGTTTCGTGAACCTTTACGATTTCGGCAAAACCGTTTTTCTGTTCGAAACGTTTTCCGATAAAGTTGCGGACGCTCGCCGGAAGAATCGCCTTGATCGGAGTGTAGATTCCGAGAGCGATCTGAACGAAAACGCGGGCCACTAAACTCGTATTAAAACTTTCTAATGTTTCTCCTTGAGAACCCAAGGTGACTTCGGTTTGTGTCACCGTCTCCGCCTTTTTGGAGAACCAAAGAGGGAAAAGCATCACACAAGCCGCGCCCAAAAGGATGAAGTTCGGAGTGGGAACGTTTCCGGCAAGACCGGTTGCAAGAGCGCTCGCGTCTCCGCCTCCCGCTTGGATCAAGGTCCAAGTCGCGAAACTCGCGAGCGGAACCCCGATGAAGTTCACTAAGTCGTTGCTCGCAAACGCCATCGCCAAGGAGCCGGTTCCGACCAAAACTAAGAATTTTAGAATATTCCATTCTAATAATACTAAGAATTGGAAAACGACCGCGAAACTCGCGAACGTAACGAGAAGAATGTTCGTAAAGTTTTCGTTGATGTATTTTACGATTTCGGGCGGGATTACGGTGGAACCTTTCATCGCGGACAATAGCGTAAAAAACGCCACCGTCGTCATGGAAAGACCGCCGAACAATCCTCCGAAGTATTTCAACGAATTCTTAAGATTGAAGGAGAAGATGAATCGGAAAACGAACTGTAAGATCATTCCCGAGAAGAACGCCACGATCACGCTCGTAATGATACCGAAGATGATCTTGAGCGCGCTTTCGGAGTTGATGATCTGAAACGCTCCGTTTAAGGTTCCGGTTTTTAAGAATGCGATCGCAAGAGCCGCTCCTAAAAGTTCGAAAACCAAGGACACCGTAGTCGAGGTCGGAAGTCCGAGAGTGTTGTAAAGATCCAGAAGAACGATGTCCGTCAGCATCACCGCTAAGAATAAGAACATCAGATCTTGAAGCGCGAAACCGCTCGGATGAAAGATCCCTTTTCTCGCGACTTCCATCATTCCAGTGGAAGAAAGAGCGCCGAGGATGATCCCGATTCCGGCCACGACCAGAATGATTCTTTTAGAAGAGGCTTTGGAACCCACGGCCGAGTTCGTAAAGTTTACGGCGTCGTTTGAAACCCCGACCAAGAGGTCGCCGACACCGAGGATCGCCATGAGTACAACGATGATTAAAAAAAAGTCCATGAAACGCTTCCGTTGATTGTTTTGTAGAATCTACAGTTTTAAGTTTTCGCATTCACTCGTCAATTTCGAGTTCGATTGAGTGTTTTTGATCCTGGGAACCGGACAACTGAAATTTTGCCGGAAACCCATCCGTGATTATTACTTTTCCGTTACAAAATCAACCGGTTAATCTTCCAAATCCCAAAAAAAATCTTTATTGGTAAGTTCTTCTTCCTCGGGAAGAGAATCTGTAACGGAAAAGAAATGTTTTCCCCCTAAGGAATCCAAAATCAACTTGTATTGTTCCTTAAGTTCCAAGGTTTCCTTTTCCCAATATTCGTTTCCGGCAAAATGAGGAAACGCGGTCGGGAAGGAAGGATCGGTTTGGAAGCGAGTCGAAATCCATGCGGAGTAGTGAACGAACCGCATCGCTCTGAGAATTTCGATCAGATCAAACCAACGCTCTTCAAAATCCCTAAATTCTCTGTAACCGGAAAGAAGATGTTCTCTTTCTTCGAGCCCTTCTTTTCCTCGGGAAAGAAGCATCCAAAAATCTTGAACGGCCGGACCTTTCAAACAATCGTCGAAGTCGACAAAGAACCAACCGTCTTTTCCGAAGAGAAGATTTCCCTTATGACAATCTCCGTGGATACGATGCAACGGAACCGATTCGATTTTTTCCCGGAAAAGATCCAGGATCGCGTTTGCGGTTTCCAGATATTGGGTCCTGCAACTCGAAGGAATCCATTCTCCCTGGAGTAAGGTTTCCAAAGGTCCGCTTCCGTATGTTTTGGAATCGAGGGTGATCCTATGTTCGAACCGTTTCGCTTCGCCGACGTTGTGAATTCTCGCGAGAAGTCTTCCTAAGATTTTCAGATTGTCGGGGCTGAGTTCGTCGGGCGATCTTCCTCCGACCCTCGGCCAAAAAGAATAATGGATCTCATCCTGAAACGAGGCGAGGCTCGTTCCGTCTTGAAAACGATAGGGAGCGCAAACCGGAATTTCTTCCTCTTTCAAATCCTCTAAGAAACGATGTTCTTCCAAAATCTGTTCTCGGTTCCATCGTCCCGGACGGTAGAATTTCGAGATGATATGCGAACCGTCTTCGAGCCGAAGATCGAAAACCCGATTCTCCAAACTGTTCAAAGCCATACAATGACCGGAAGGTTCGTAACCCGCCTTTTCGACAAGGGTGAGAATTTCTCCCGGATTGAGTTTAAAAAAATCGGCCATCGACTCCAGGATTCCCGCTTCCGGTTTCCTTGGAAATTTTTTTATTGGAATGGTCTTCCAACTTGATCGTTTTGTTCTGATCGCTTTAGAATTTGGTTTTCAATAGAATTGGATTTTGCAAATTGATTCCCGAGAAGGAAAAATCATGAAGATATCAGTAGGAAATCTGCCTCAGGAGCTTACCGAAGACGAGTTAAAAAAGATATTTTCGGAGTTCGGTACGGTTCAGGAAGCGCATATTAAAAAAGACAAAACCACAGGTCGTTCCTTATCCTATGGATCCGTCGAAATGGAAGACTCTGCGGGCGCAAAAGCGGTCGCGGCTTTGAATAAAAAAGAAATCCAAGGCAAACAGATCGCGGTCGTCGATTCTGAAGAACTGAAAAAAGAATTCGAGAAAAAACAATCTTTAAAAGGTGGAACTTCCTCCGGTAAGATCCACGGAAATCAAGCGAAAGGCGGATTTGCTGGTGGAGCAACCGTAAGAAGAACCGGAGGGAGAGGAAAATGAAATCAATCCGTTTAACGTTGATCTTAGTCGTTCTTTTTGTTTTTATCGCTCCCGCGTTTGCGGAAGATTTAGTCATCAAGGACATTCGTATCGGAACCGGTAAGGAAGCTTTCTCCGGTTCCAACGTGACCGTTCATTATGTGGGAACTCTTACGAACGGTAAGAAGTTCGACAGTTCCAGAGACAGAAGAACTCCGTTTACGTTCAATCTCGGAGCGGGCGAAGTCATCAAAGGTTGGGACAGAGGCGTGCGCGGGATGAAAGAAGGCGGGATTCGCAAACTTACCATTCCTCCCGAACTCGGCTACGGTTCCAGAGGTGCGGGAGCCGCGATTCCTCCGAATTCCACTCTCATTTTCGAAGTGGAATTGCTGAAAGTGTACTGAGATTCAATTCTTTTGAAACAGAATTTACCGGATTCTGACGTTAGATTCTGAGAGGTTTCCGGTTCTAATCTATCATGGAAAGGAGGGGCTTTCTTCCACTGCGATAGCTTAAACCGGATGTCTTACAACTTTTTCGAACATTCCCCGGTTCCGGCCTGTATCTTAGAGCCGTCCCTTTTGCTCCTTCGAGTCAATACCGCGTTTAGCCGAGCCTTCGGTTTTTCCAAATCGGAACTCGAAGGAATTCAAAACTGGAATCATATCTGCGAGTTTAAAAACTCAAAACCCAATCTTTCCGATCCTTCTCTTTGGCCTTCCGTAAACGTTCTGGATGAGAATTCATCCTACGCAGTCTCCATTCTTACCAAAGATGGAACGAGAAAAGAATATTCGGTTTCCTTTGCATTCGATTCGGAAGAATTTCAGATCTTCGCGTATTTGGAAGCTTCTCCCTTTTCGGACCTTTCTCCGATCCGTTACGATTCCGCCAAAGTTCTCGCAGGAAACGGCGATTGGGAAAGACCGAGCGATTCCTGGGTTCAAAAACAAAAACTGGAAGCGATCGGAACTCTTTCCGCCGGGGTCGCGCACGAAATCAACAATCCTCTGATGGGAGTGATCAACTACGCGGAGATGGTGTTCAACGGAATCGAAACCGGAAATCCTCTTCGCAAATACGCGGGAATCATTCTTCAGGAAAGCAATCGTATCTCCGAGATCGTCAAGGACATGCTTACGTTCACACGTTTGGAAAAGGAAGAAGCGAAGGTCCACGACCTCACGACCGTTTTTTGTTCCACGTTCGGTCTTTTGAAAAGCGGTTTTCGAAAAGCAGAAATCGAAACCGTCGCTCCGGCCTTGGACATTCCGATCTACGCGGTTTGTTCCGCCGGAAGACTCAGACAGGTTTATCTCAATCTTCTGACAAACGCAAAAGACGCGATCGAAAGTCATCCCGATCCGGATCATAAAAAGATTCTCACCGTATATTGGGAAAAGATCAAAAAGGGAAATCGCAATTACGTTCGCACGATCGTCGAGGATACGGGACCGGGGATTCCGGAGCAAAACAGACATAAACTTTTCGATCCGTTTTACACCACCAAGGAAATCGGAAAAGGCACGGGACTCGGTCTCACCGTTTCCTACAATTTGGTTCGAGAAATGGGCGGGGATCTTTCCTTCGAATGCGCAAACGGAACGACCCGCTTTTACGTGGATCTTCCCGAATCTTTCTGAAAGATCCTTGACTTTGGGGAGAATTATCGGATTCTAATAGACTCTCTTTCAAACCCCTCATGACCGGTTCCACGCGTTCAGAACACAAAAGTTACGATCCCGAGGAACGTTATTCGATTCTATTTCATTCCGCGATCGACGCAATCGTTTCTTTGGATAAGAATTTCCGCGTGTTTCTCATCAATCCGGCCGCCGAAAAAATGTCCGGTTTTCTCGCATCGGAACTGATCGGCAATTCCATAGAACAACAGTTTCCTCTGAGAATTCGAAATCGATTTTATAAAATTCTAAAAAACGTAGCCAAACTTCCGGATAAAAAAAGACAAAAGCCCTTCGGTCCGATCCGTTTGATTCGAAAGGACAAAAGCATTTTGATCTCGGAGGTTTCCGTTTCCGTCACCGGGCCCGCCGACGACTATCAATATCATATCATCATCCGAGATATATCAGAAAAACATAGAATTCTAATAGAGTTGAAACGGGCCAATCAGACCTTGAAAAAGATGGACCGCGAAAAAGAGGAACTTCTCGAAAAACTCGAAGAAAAGGTAAGACAAAGATCCAGACTTCTCGCGAACTATTACAAGGTAATGAAGGAAGAACTCAGTCTCGCCAAAAAACTTCAAACCGAAATTCTTCCCGATATTCCTTCGGTCGCCGGAGTGCAGATTCATTCGGCGTATCTTCCGATGATGGAAGTGGGCGGGGATCTTTACGATATATTCGAAATTCGTCCCGGAGTTCTGCGCGTGTTTCTTGCGGACGCGACCGGTCACGGCGTACAGGCTGCGCTTCTTACGATGACTCTTAAGGGGATTTTGGAATCGATCAAAAAAAAGGATACGGATCCGGGAAGTATTCTCACCGAATTCAACGGAGAATATTGCAGAAACTTCGGCAATATAGGAATGTTCTTTTCGTGTTTTCTCGCGGACATAGATACGATTTCAAAAACGATCGTGTATTCTTCGGGCGGTCATCCTCCTCAATTTTTTCTTTCCCAGGATTTGGTCATGGGTTTGGATCGGACCGGTTCACTTTTGGGGCTCGATCCGAACAACCGTTACGCGATCTTTAAACTGAACTATCAATACGGGGACCGTTTATTTTTACTGACGGACGGGATCTACGAAGAATTCAACTCCGACAAACAGCAGTTTGGCGAACTTGCGGTTCAGAATATTCTCGCGAAAAAATTCTCGGAACCGATGGAAGAAACGATTCCGGCGATTCTTCAAAGTCTTATGGATCATCTTGGACCGCAAAAAATACAAGACGATATCACGGCCATTTTGATAGCGTTGGATTCTCCCGATCTTTGATATGTCTTTTTCGATTTTTGTTTTCGGTCTTTTGATTCTTTTCTTTTTTCTTTTTTTAAAAAACGAAAAAAGAAAACACGATCTTTCGATCGAAAACGTTCCGATCCGCATCCATATAAACGGAACGAGGGGAAAGTCCTCGGTGACCCGTTTGATTCATTCCATTTTAGTCGAAGAAGGTTGGAACGTATTCGCAAAGACGACCGGCTCGGTTCCGAGTCTTTTGTTCCCCGATCGAAACGAAAGAAGAATCTTTCGAAATAAGATTTCCATCGGAGAACAAGGTTCCTTTTTACGTTTTGCTTCGACTAACGACGCACAGGCGGTTGTGCTCGAATGTATGGCGGTTCAACCCCGTTATCAAAAAGAATCGGAAGAGATTCTCGTACAAGCGACGCATACCGTTCTTACGAACGTTCGACCCGATCACGGAGAATGGACCCAATTGGAAGAAGAAATCTGGAAAGGATTTTCGGAAACGATTCCGAAGGAAGGGATTTTGATCCTCGGAAGTTCCGTTACGAACTCAAAGGCCGCAACGTATTTTGAAACGATCGCAGACCAAAGAAACACAAACGTTGTAAACGCGGAAATGCCAAACGGGGAAACAAGCCATTCTTCGGATTTTATACAAGCGGCCTTACGTTCTCTCCGTTATCCGGAACACCCGGAGAATGTGGAAATCGCTGTCCGCGTTTGTAAAACGTTAGGCGTAACCGAAACGTCGATCTTGTCCGGCATCGCGAAAACATTTCCCGATCCGGGCGCGCTTAGGATTACGGAAACGGAGTTTGAGGGAAAGAAACAAAGATTCGTATTTGCGTTTGCCGCCAACGATACGGTTTCCTGGAATTCTATCTTGCAGGAAACTCGAAAGACCGGCAAAGATAAGAAACAAAGTTTTGATTCCGTAGTCGTCGTCTTCAAT from Leptospira kmetyi serovar Malaysia str. Bejo-Iso9 harbors:
- the clpX gene encoding ATP-dependent Clp protease ATP-binding subunit ClpX yields the protein MAKKTPGTNGKQKLFCSFCGKEQDAVKRLVAGPGVYICDECISLCNEIIAEDHDHNAHEKSEVFSEVPSPADIKSILDQYVIGQDHAKKALSVAVYNHYKRVNLKEKKSDIEIEKSNILLIGPTGSGKTLLAQTLARIIKVPFAIVDATALTEAGYVGEDVENIILKLIQNADNDIKKAEVGIIYIDEVDKIARKSDSASITRDVSGEGVQQALLKIIEGTVANVPPQGGRKHPHQEYLQVDTKNILFILGGAFVDLPNIIKSRTGVKTIGFGSEEQRIQGDSKDALMEQVIPEDLIKFGLIPEFIGRLPIVATLQELDVEMLKQIFREPKNSVLKQYTRLLELENVKLTFREDAIDKIAELAIKRESGARGLRAIVENIMLDLMFDIPSRKDIEEVIITAEVITDRVTPTLVLKKESKIA
- a CDS encoding inorganic phosphate transporter, which codes for MDFFLIIVVLMAILGVGDLLVGVSNDAVNFTNSAVGSKASSKRIILVVAGIGIILGALSSTGMMEVARKGIFHPSGFALQDLMFLFLAVMLTDIVLLDLYNTLGLPTSTTVSLVFELLGAALAIAFLKTGTLNGAFQIINSESALKIIFGIITSVIVAFFSGMILQFVFRFIFSFNLKNSLKYFGGLFGGLSMTTVAFFTLLSAMKGSTVIPPEIVKYINENFTNILLVTFASFAVVFQFLVLLEWNILKFLVLVGTGSLAMAFASNDLVNFIGVPLASFATWTLIQAGGGDASALATGLAGNVPTPNFILLGAACVMLFPLWFSKKAETVTQTEVTLGSQGETLESFNTSLVARVFVQIALGIYTPIKAILPASVRNFIGKRFEQKNGFAEIVKVHETEAFDLLRASVNIQISSALILIGTLYKLPLSTTFVTFMVAMGTSLTDGAWNKDNAVNRVSGVLTVVGGWFFTAIIASTTAGIIGSILYIFGFSSVIVLVLVAGLLIFLFGRIHKKRQEAYDENLEKLITLKKHPERALSRTISSMLASLSVARKALNNACAGYVNGKKKNFRQTQKLLKDLKKMRENSLSSFLSIANKHLEEDDLSSIHPITESINHLDRITESIWNILRTSSNGISTFQEVSKDEKEEVKELRKSATNLMELLADSDKFPDLLEKARSEKKTKNLEKMKQNIYKSQMKRIKKGDSKLKSSVSYFVIIDELIDINENLLSLAEELSVAIPWTEKKKIELQSKSILALKAEEKKKKK
- a CDS encoding serine/threonine protein kinase: MADFFKLNPGEILTLVEKAGYEPSGHCMALNSLENRVFDLRLEDGSHIISKFYRPGRWNREQILEEHRFLEDLKEEEIPVCAPYRFQDGTSLASFQDEIHYSFWPRVGGRSPDELSPDNLKILGRLLARIHNVGEAKRFEHRITLDSKTYGSGPLETLLQGEWIPSSCRTQYLETANAILDLFREKIESVPLHRIHGDCHKGNLLFGKDGWFFVDFDDCLKGPAVQDFWMLLSRGKEGLEEREHLLSGYREFRDFEERWFDLIEILRAMRFVHYSAWISTRFQTDPSFPTAFPHFAGNEYWEKETLELKEQYKLILDSLGGKHFFSVTDSLPEEEELTNKDFFWDLED
- a CDS encoding RNA recognition motif domain-containing protein translates to MQIDSREGKIMKISVGNLPQELTEDELKKIFSEFGTVQEAHIKKDKTTGRSLSYGSVEMEDSAGAKAVAALNKKEIQGKQIAVVDSEELKKEFEKKQSLKGGTSSGKIHGNQAKGGFAGGATVRRTGGRGK
- a CDS encoding FKBP-type peptidyl-prolyl cis-trans isomerase, producing MKSIRLTLILVVLFVFIAPAFAEDLVIKDIRIGTGKEAFSGSNVTVHYVGTLTNGKKFDSSRDRRTPFTFNLGAGEVIKGWDRGVRGMKEGGIRKLTIPPELGYGSRGAGAAIPPNSTLIFEVELLKVY
- a CDS encoding sensor histidine kinase, yielding MSYNFFEHSPVPACILEPSLLLLRVNTAFSRAFGFSKSELEGIQNWNHICEFKNSKPNLSDPSLWPSVNVLDENSSYAVSILTKDGTRKEYSVSFAFDSEEFQIFAYLEASPFSDLSPIRYDSAKVLAGNGDWERPSDSWVQKQKLEAIGTLSAGVAHEINNPLMGVINYAEMVFNGIETGNPLRKYAGIILQESNRISEIVKDMLTFTRLEKEEAKVHDLTTVFCSTFGLLKSGFRKAEIETVAPALDIPIYAVCSAGRLRQVYLNLLTNAKDAIESHPDPDHKKILTVYWEKIKKGNRNYVRTIVEDTGPGIPEQNRHKLFDPFYTTKEIGKGTGLGLTVSYNLVREMGGDLSFECANGTTRFYVDLPESF
- a CDS encoding SpoIIE family protein phosphatase, with product MTGSTRSEHKSYDPEERYSILFHSAIDAIVSLDKNFRVFLINPAAEKMSGFLASELIGNSIEQQFPLRIRNRFYKILKNVAKLPDKKRQKPFGPIRLIRKDKSILISEVSVSVTGPADDYQYHIIIRDISEKHRILIELKRANQTLKKMDREKEELLEKLEEKVRQRSRLLANYYKVMKEELSLAKKLQTEILPDIPSVAGVQIHSAYLPMMEVGGDLYDIFEIRPGVLRVFLADATGHGVQAALLTMTLKGILESIKKKDTDPGSILTEFNGEYCRNFGNIGMFFSCFLADIDTISKTIVYSSGGHPPQFFLSQDLVMGLDRTGSLLGLDPNNRYAIFKLNYQYGDRLFLLTDGIYEEFNSDKQQFGELAVQNILAKKFSEPMEETIPAILQSLMDHLGPQKIQDDITAILIALDSPDL
- the pgsB gene encoding poly-gamma-glutamate synthase PgsB, with the translated sequence MSFSIFVFGLLILFFFLFLKNEKRKHDLSIENVPIRIHINGTRGKSSVTRLIHSILVEEGWNVFAKTTGSVPSLLFPDRNERRIFRNKISIGEQGSFLRFASTNDAQAVVLECMAVQPRYQKESEEILVQATHTVLTNVRPDHGEWTQLEEEIWKGFSETIPKEGILILGSSVTNSKAATYFETIADQRNTNVVNAEMPNGETSHSSDFIQAALRSLRYPEHPENVEIAVRVCKTLGVTETSILSGIAKTFPDPGALRITETEFEGKKQRFVFAFAANDTVSWNSILQETRKTGKDKKQSFDSVVVVFNSKQERPIRTMEFAKFFSKKEEFSKIYFFGAWKNLFRSFYQGNAELIFCKNDFCFDENECQRGSHLWIGAGNFQGPGRTRLLEFVERIQTEHGDGAHIG